A DNA window from Guyparkeria halophila contains the following coding sequences:
- a CDS encoding Lon protease family protein, with amino-acid sequence MADAPTRLEADQLYRPCPANSLPFETTAELDPPAAPPGQERALEALSFGTEIGDGGFNLYALGATGSGKYAVVRDFLERRARRDAPPPSWAYVYNFDDPDKPRLLQLPARAGRDLQADLDNLIDEFRTAIPAVFESDEYHNRIQELRETYKRRQHEAIAAISKEAESRHVAMVNTPNGFTLGPYRDGKILDPEAFSKLPEEEQKAWQAAIDELEEKLKQTLHQVPKWQKEAGERLQALNEEMLRVAVGQQLQALEERWAHLLDVTRFIHAIRDDIISHVNDLEDDSSAVPEEILNQYQINLIVDNAELHGAPVIYEDLPTHARLIGRIEHHFREGALLTDFRLIRAGALHRANGGYLILHARQILMQPFAWETLKRAIYGKQVRIESLEQLYAVFTTITLEPDPIPLDVKVVLIGDRLLYYLLAEYDPDFAKLFKVQADFEDTLPRQAENELDYARTLAAIARRDGLRPLDRGAVARSIEHASRLADDREKLAAGTRPLADLLAEANHLAASSHAELLSAHHIEAAIRRQEQRAERLRERAVEAILRETLNVPTQGERIGAINGLAVSELGGFRFGLPTRITATARPGRGQVVDIEREAKLGGNIHAKAVMILSRYLASHYAPEGELSLSASIAFEQLYGTVDGDSASVAELCALVSAVARVPIRQSFAVTGSMNQLGEVQAIGGVNEKIEGFFRICRDRGLDGSHGVLIPTSNLPHLMLSHEVRSAVAAGRFQLHAISHVEQALGLLTGLEPGEADAHGVFPKDSLNRRVVDRLARFERATRHDRHRERDDPGRDGVGPG; translated from the coding sequence ATGGCCGACGCGCCGACCCGGCTGGAAGCCGATCAACTCTACCGCCCCTGCCCGGCGAACTCGTTGCCGTTCGAGACCACCGCCGAGCTCGATCCCCCGGCCGCCCCGCCCGGCCAGGAACGGGCGCTGGAGGCCCTGTCGTTCGGCACCGAGATCGGGGACGGCGGCTTCAACCTCTATGCGCTGGGCGCGACCGGCAGCGGCAAGTATGCGGTGGTGCGCGACTTTCTCGAACGTCGCGCCCGTCGCGACGCCCCGCCGCCCAGCTGGGCCTACGTCTACAATTTCGACGACCCCGACAAGCCCCGCTTGCTGCAATTGCCGGCGCGGGCCGGACGCGATCTTCAGGCGGATCTGGACAACCTGATCGACGAATTTCGCACCGCGATCCCGGCGGTGTTCGAGAGCGATGAGTACCACAACCGCATCCAGGAGCTGCGCGAGACCTACAAACGCCGCCAGCACGAGGCTATTGCCGCGATCAGCAAGGAGGCCGAAAGCCGGCACGTGGCGATGGTGAACACGCCCAACGGTTTCACGCTGGGCCCGTACCGCGACGGCAAGATCCTCGATCCCGAAGCCTTCAGCAAGTTGCCCGAAGAAGAGCAGAAGGCATGGCAGGCCGCCATCGATGAACTCGAGGAAAAGCTCAAGCAGACCCTGCACCAGGTGCCGAAATGGCAGAAGGAGGCAGGCGAGCGACTGCAGGCACTCAACGAGGAGATGCTGCGCGTGGCCGTGGGCCAGCAACTTCAGGCGCTCGAGGAGCGCTGGGCGCACCTGCTTGACGTGACCCGGTTTATCCACGCGATTCGCGATGACATCATCTCGCACGTCAACGATCTGGAGGACGACAGCAGCGCTGTCCCCGAGGAAATCCTCAACCAGTACCAGATCAACCTGATCGTCGATAACGCCGAGCTTCACGGTGCGCCGGTGATCTACGAGGACCTGCCTACCCACGCGCGACTGATCGGACGCATCGAGCACCACTTCCGGGAAGGCGCCCTGCTGACCGACTTCCGCCTGATTCGCGCCGGCGCCCTGCACCGTGCCAACGGCGGCTACCTGATCCTGCACGCCCGGCAAATACTCATGCAGCCGTTCGCCTGGGAGACCCTCAAACGGGCAATCTACGGCAAGCAGGTGCGCATCGAATCGCTGGAACAGCTCTATGCCGTGTTCACCACGATCACGCTGGAGCCCGACCCGATCCCACTGGACGTCAAGGTCGTGCTGATCGGCGACCGCCTGCTCTACTACCTGCTCGCCGAGTACGATCCGGACTTCGCCAAGCTGTTCAAGGTGCAGGCCGACTTCGAGGACACGCTGCCTCGACAGGCGGAAAACGAGCTCGACTACGCCCGCACGCTGGCCGCGATTGCCCGACGAGACGGGCTACGACCGCTTGACCGCGGGGCCGTGGCCCGCAGTATCGAGCATGCCAGCCGCCTGGCCGACGATCGCGAGAAACTGGCCGCCGGCACCCGCCCGCTGGCCGACCTGCTCGCCGAGGCGAACCACCTTGCGGCCTCGAGCCATGCCGAACTCCTCAGCGCCCACCATATCGAGGCCGCCATCCGCCGCCAGGAGCAGCGCGCCGAGCGGCTGCGCGAACGCGCCGTCGAGGCGATCCTGCGCGAGACGCTGAACGTGCCGACCCAGGGCGAGCGTATCGGCGCAATCAATGGCCTGGCCGTCAGCGAGCTGGGCGGGTTCCGTTTCGGCCTGCCCACGCGCATCACCGCCACCGCGCGCCCGGGTCGAGGCCAGGTAGTCGACATCGAGCGCGAGGCCAAGCTCGGCGGAAACATCCACGCCAAGGCGGTGATGATCCTGTCGCGATACCTTGCCAGCCACTATGCGCCGGAGGGCGAACTGTCCCTGTCAGCGAGCATTGCCTTCGAACAGCTCTACGGCACGGTCGACGGCGACTCGGCCTCGGTGGCCGAACTCTGCGCGCTGGTCTCGGCGGTCGCACGCGTGCCCATCCGCCAGTCGTTTGCCGTGACCGGATCGATGAACCAGTTGGGCGAAGTCCAGGCCATCGGCGGCGTCAACGAGAAGATCGAGGGGTTTTTCCGCATTTGCCGCGACCGCGGGCTGGACGGCAGCCACGGCGTGCTGATCCCGACCAGCAACCTTCCGCACCTGATGCTCAGCCACGAAGTGCGCAGCGCGGTCGCCGCCGGGCGCTTCCAGCTCCACGCCATCAGCCACGTCGAACAGGCGCTGGGCCTGCTCACCGGTCTCGAGCCCGGCGAAGCCGATGCCCACGGCGTGTTCCCCAAGGACAGCCTCAACCGCCGGGTGGTCGACCGGTTGGCCCGGTTCGAGCGGGCCACGCGACACGACCGCCACCGTGAGCGCGATGACCCGGGACGAGATGGGGTCGGACCGGGATGA
- a CDS encoding universal stress protein — MTGPHVLLLIDASPTSLAALSSAARLARHHHCELIALFVEDQDLLASAGHPFTREISALSGESRPFDREILLTRLTQQRRQIEAVLTELNRDAPLRWHFEVVAGPVFESIHAAAQAADWVVMGKAGWSADHGAQLGSVARRLLETGGNRLLLWQSETGGNARPEPPHHPARTRQPRRALLPGGRPSPVAERLTPVVGLLATQRAAETVVQTAHALAVATDRPCHLFLLSSVDPATLPSLVAWRQLGEPPLVLEIVESGTTEADSPPDPSLFRTLQQSSVSALVVADDAAEALGLPLADLITAIHAPVIRVPLSGR, encoded by the coding sequence ATGACCGGGCCACACGTCCTGCTGCTGATCGATGCCTCGCCGACCAGTCTGGCGGCGTTGTCCAGTGCCGCCAGGTTGGCACGGCACCACCATTGCGAACTGATCGCGCTGTTCGTCGAAGACCAGGATCTGCTTGCCTCGGCCGGTCATCCATTCACCCGAGAAATCAGCGCCCTGTCGGGTGAATCCCGACCCTTTGATCGCGAGATCCTGCTCACGCGCCTGACCCAGCAACGCCGCCAGATCGAGGCGGTGCTGACCGAACTCAATCGGGATGCACCGCTGCGCTGGCATTTCGAGGTGGTCGCCGGCCCGGTGTTCGAAAGCATCCACGCCGCGGCGCAGGCCGCCGACTGGGTCGTGATGGGCAAGGCGGGTTGGTCGGCGGATCACGGGGCACAACTGGGCTCGGTGGCCAGACGCCTGCTGGAAACCGGCGGCAACCGGTTGCTGCTGTGGCAGAGCGAGACCGGCGGTAATGCCCGCCCAGAACCTCCGCATCACCCGGCGAGGACTCGCCAGCCACGCCGGGCATTGCTGCCTGGCGGCAGGCCATCTCCGGTCGCGGAACGGCTGACTCCCGTGGTCGGTCTGCTGGCGACGCAGCGGGCCGCGGAAACCGTGGTGCAAACGGCCCATGCACTCGCCGTGGCTACCGACAGGCCCTGCCACCTGTTCCTGCTCTCGTCGGTCGACCCCGCCACCCTGCCGTCGCTGGTGGCCTGGCGACAGCTGGGAGAGCCGCCGCTGGTGCTGGAGATTGTCGAGTCCGGCACCACCGAGGCGGATTCGCCACCGGACCCGTCACTGTTTCGAACCTTGCAACAAAGCTCGGTCTCGGCGCTGGTGGTTGCAGACGACGCGGCCGAGGCCCTTGGCCTGCCTCTAGCCGACCTGATCACCGCGATCCATGCCCCGGTCATCCGGGTGCCCCTGAGCGGTCGCTGA
- a CDS encoding Tim44 domain-containing protein, whose amino-acid sequence MTSSQPLARSLVLLAISALLAVMLSTPAEAKRFGGGKSFGFQGQKSSQTTNQRQAATDQKATRSPGAGLGGMFAGLAAGGLLAWMFMGGAFEGFQPMDFLVILLLAAGAFFLIRHLRGGAMATRPAYAGASRPEPMVEPPTHQARASNETLGGSTNDKGGARPGSLMDEFGFGGTSGYQPPSWFDETRFLGAARTHFTNLQLAWDANRMDEIREFVTPELFRELVRERAALGDAENVTEVLDLTVSLEELGEESGDLIAAVRFDGRIREGSEAPAESLDETWLVSRNLDDENANWLIAGIRQNR is encoded by the coding sequence ATGACGTCCAGCCAACCGCTCGCCCGATCCCTCGTCCTGCTCGCCATCAGCGCGCTGCTGGCCGTAATGCTGAGCACGCCCGCCGAGGCCAAACGCTTCGGTGGCGGCAAGAGCTTCGGCTTTCAGGGCCAGAAGAGCTCGCAGACCACCAACCAGCGGCAGGCCGCCACCGACCAGAAGGCCACCCGCAGCCCGGGCGCCGGGCTGGGCGGCATGTTCGCCGGGCTGGCCGCCGGCGGCCTGCTGGCGTGGATGTTCATGGGTGGTGCCTTCGAGGGATTCCAGCCGATGGACTTTCTCGTGATCCTGCTGCTGGCCGCTGGGGCGTTTTTCCTGATTCGTCACCTGCGCGGCGGTGCCATGGCGACCCGCCCGGCCTATGCCGGCGCTTCCCGTCCGGAGCCGATGGTCGAGCCACCGACCCACCAGGCCCGGGCATCGAACGAGACGCTCGGCGGCTCGACCAACGACAAAGGGGGCGCGCGCCCTGGCTCGCTGATGGACGAGTTCGGCTTTGGCGGCACGTCCGGCTACCAGCCTCCCAGCTGGTTCGACGAGACCCGATTCCTTGGTGCGGCACGCACCCATTTCACCAACCTGCAGCTCGCCTGGGATGCGAATCGCATGGACGAGATCCGCGAATTCGTCACCCCCGAGCTGTTCCGTGAGCTGGTGCGCGAACGCGCGGCCCTGGGTGATGCCGAGAACGTCACCGAGGTGCTCGACCTGACTGTCTCGCTGGAAGAGCTTGGCGAGGAGAGTGGCGACCTGATTGCGGCCGTGCGCTTTGACGGCCGAATCCGTGAGGGCAGTGAGGCCCCGGCCGAGTCGCTCGACGAGACCTGGCTGGTCAGCCGCAATCTCGATGACGAGAACGCCAACTGGCTCATCGCCGGGATTCGTCAGAACCGCTGA
- a CDS encoding DUF2173 family protein, protein MLKQLLDIKGVQAVAHFREESGEPWQVHGELSEADANRLTRLAHDFKRMTQGHADQLALFVNQPGWTPANGWIVHGGQRTVCGVASMVAVVDNAEANLTDVMKGLAREAFFL, encoded by the coding sequence ATGCTCAAGCAACTGCTCGATATCAAGGGCGTGCAGGCCGTCGCCCATTTTCGTGAGGAGTCCGGCGAGCCGTGGCAGGTGCACGGCGAGTTGTCCGAGGCGGACGCCAACCGTCTGACTCGCCTGGCGCACGACTTCAAGCGCATGACGCAGGGGCATGCCGACCAGTTGGCCCTGTTCGTCAACCAGCCGGGCTGGACCCCGGCCAACGGCTGGATCGTCCATGGTGGGCAGCGCACCGTATGTGGTGTGGCGAGCATGGTGGCGGTGGTCGATAATGCCGAGGCCAACCTGACCGACGTGATGAAGGGGCTGGCGCGCGAAGCGTTCTTTCTCTGA
- a CDS encoding DUF2173 family protein has translation MSDLKTLSSMPGAVAAFQFDDDGRLEDAVIADEEAIDRDTLDLLGHLCIANMAIGAMQARGWEGMSDVRGFYPVEGFTFVGLDWSAVSRGRQGVVLSNDQADYDAAYKALAG, from the coding sequence ATGTCTGATCTCAAGACACTCAGCTCGATGCCCGGCGCGGTTGCCGCCTTTCAGTTCGACGATGACGGCCGCCTCGAGGATGCGGTGATTGCCGATGAGGAGGCCATCGATCGAGACACCCTGGACCTGCTGGGCCACCTCTGCATTGCCAACATGGCGATCGGTGCCATGCAGGCGCGTGGCTGGGAAGGGATGAGCGACGTCAGGGGCTTCTACCCGGTCGAGGGTTTCACGTTTGTCGGTCTGGACTGGTCCGCCGTCTCGCGCGGCCGGCAAGGCGTTGTCCTGTCTAATGACCAGGCCGACTACGACGCCGCCTACAAGGCCCTGGCGGGATGA
- a CDS encoding DUF2173 family protein, producing MNLVTDLMGQPGVVAAGDFAYRGDQYYHHKGALSESETKLVSTLCRANTAAVRMEGDVLAMFSRVCQPGAGGCGFEPTKGWVVHGESRSICVISNVYCVLDNEKASLTKVLGLMRERLANAPDMH from the coding sequence ATGAATCTGGTGACCGACCTGATGGGCCAGCCCGGCGTCGTGGCGGCAGGCGATTTCGCCTACCGCGGCGATCAGTATTACCACCACAAGGGCGCTCTGTCCGAATCCGAGACCAAGCTGGTTTCGACGTTGTGTCGCGCGAATACGGCGGCGGTTCGCATGGAGGGCGACGTGCTGGCGATGTTCTCCCGAGTCTGTCAGCCCGGGGCGGGTGGTTGCGGCTTCGAGCCAACCAAGGGCTGGGTGGTGCACGGCGAGTCGCGCAGTATCTGCGTGATCTCCAACGTGTACTGCGTGCTCGACAACGAAAAGGCATCGTTGACGAAGGTGCTAGGCCTGATGCGCGAGCGGCTGGCCAACGCGCCCGATATGCACTGA
- a CDS encoding class I SAM-dependent methyltransferase codes for MITSPDQGSHFDPLAADYARHRPVYPEALIEWLADRAPGRSLAWDCGTGNGQVAGMLARHVEQVVATDISAAQLAQAPRLPTVTFRRAPADESGLAPGSVDLVVVAQALHWFDIDNFNREAERVLRPGGLMAQWCYGLIKTGVPPIDAALSTFYRDIVGPYWPAERRHVENGYRDLPFPFRRIPAREFSMTAEWTLADLLGYLRSWSATARYAQMTGTDPVSDLADRLVLLWGNHERTRHVGWPLTLRVGRTDRS; via the coding sequence TTGATCACGTCACCGGACCAGGGCAGCCACTTCGACCCGTTGGCAGCCGACTATGCTCGACACCGACCGGTCTATCCCGAGGCATTGATCGAGTGGCTGGCGGACCGTGCACCAGGTCGGAGCCTGGCCTGGGACTGCGGCACGGGGAACGGACAGGTCGCCGGGATGCTCGCCCGCCATGTCGAGCAGGTCGTCGCCACGGATATCAGTGCCGCACAACTCGCCCAGGCGCCGCGCTTGCCAACGGTGACATTTCGCCGGGCACCGGCAGACGAGTCGGGCTTGGCGCCCGGCAGCGTCGACCTGGTGGTCGTCGCCCAGGCCCTGCACTGGTTCGATATCGACAACTTCAACCGCGAGGCCGAACGCGTGCTTCGCCCCGGTGGCTTGATGGCGCAGTGGTGCTACGGACTGATCAAAACGGGTGTGCCGCCGATCGACGCTGCGCTGTCCACCTTCTACCGGGATATCGTCGGCCCGTACTGGCCCGCTGAACGTCGCCACGTCGAAAACGGCTACCGTGACCTGCCCTTCCCGTTTCGACGCATCCCGGCCAGGGAATTCTCGATGACAGCGGAATGGACACTGGCCGACCTGCTCGGCTACCTGCGCAGTTGGTCGGCCACGGCGCGGTATGCCCAAATGACTGGTACCGATCCCGTCTCCGATCTGGCCGATCGGCTCGTGCTTCTTTGGGGCAACCATGAGCGCACACGACACGTGGGCTGGCCGCTCACGCTACGCGTCGGTCGGACCGATAGGTCCTAA
- a CDS encoding DUF72 domain-containing protein yields the protein MPTAEWLSFYARHFSSVEINATFYRLPSPETLATWRDAVPADFRFAVKASRYITHLKKLKDPQSSIAAFFERIDRLGDRLGPILFQLPPRWHANIERLSAFLDALPDGYRYAFEFRDPSWWDAAVTDLLAKQGAAFCVFDLDGQTSPFIETADFVYLRWHGAAGPYRGGYSDAQLRSLAQRFRGWLGEGRAIHAYFDNDTEAQAPRDAKRLRAMLATR from the coding sequence ATGCCAACGGCCGAGTGGTTGTCGTTCTATGCGCGGCACTTCTCCAGCGTCGAGATCAACGCGACCTTCTACCGCCTGCCCAGCCCCGAGACGCTGGCAACCTGGCGGGACGCCGTCCCGGCCGATTTTCGCTTCGCGGTGAAGGCCAGCCGTTACATCACCCACCTGAAAAAGCTCAAGGATCCGCAATCCAGCATCGCCGCCTTCTTCGAGCGCATCGATCGGCTTGGCGACCGGCTGGGGCCGATCCTGTTCCAGTTGCCGCCCCGCTGGCATGCCAACATCGAACGGTTGTCCGCCTTCCTCGATGCACTGCCCGACGGGTATCGCTACGCCTTCGAGTTTCGCGATCCCAGTTGGTGGGATGCGGCGGTGACCGACCTGTTGGCCAAGCAAGGAGCGGCGTTTTGCGTGTTCGATCTCGACGGGCAGACCAGCCCGTTCATCGAGACTGCGGATTTCGTCTACTTGCGCTGGCACGGGGCAGCCGGACCGTATCGGGGTGGATACAGCGACGCGCAATTGCGGTCACTGGCTCAGCGTTTTCGGGGATGGCTGGGTGAGGGTCGGGCCATTCATGCCTATTTCGACAACGATACCGAGGCACAGGCGCCGCGTGATGCTAAGCGTCTTCGGGCAATGCTGGCTACCCGGTGA
- a CDS encoding GGDEF domain-containing protein: MSFYRSKHVFRALAWGMVSLGILTGAIFPLVAMELGVSADLALSPSFIVTTLAAGLIVGGLNFALASRIVRPRLRRLTDRMRQVRSAMDQATYSGDWSECDPSVCQLQEQAEDELGDVADSYNALLQALHAAHRVEERIQNFNNTLSSQLDLHDLSEQALALLIEHSEADGGAIILEKQGEWTIPASTGLIEPEAILKSSALQAAHEQAAVRRYDLPAEVKVDAVLSHFMPSDVLLLPIKHHGLLLGWVVLAAASPFSDKTTRLLPLMIQGLGLALNNALLHDDLQRVAALDPLTGLYNRRFGMKRLEEELARIQRNQTPLSLIIVDLDHFKRLNDTYGHLAGDKVLVRAASVIRDMLRKGDVVMRYGGEEFIAILPGSDIEDGQDVAERIRFALAQSQVEIAGHTLSVTASLGVSCTADDRLTSAEPLMKLADSRLYAAKSGGRDRVIAEGAGQALAS, encoded by the coding sequence ATGAGTTTCTACCGATCGAAGCATGTGTTTCGAGCGCTTGCCTGGGGCATGGTGTCACTGGGGATTCTCACCGGCGCAATCTTCCCGCTCGTCGCGATGGAGCTGGGGGTGTCGGCCGACTTGGCCCTGTCACCAAGCTTTATCGTCACCACCTTGGCCGCGGGCCTGATCGTGGGTGGGCTCAACTTCGCGTTGGCCAGTCGCATCGTGCGGCCACGGCTGCGCCGGCTGACCGATCGGATGCGTCAGGTGCGTTCGGCAATGGACCAGGCCACCTATTCGGGTGACTGGTCGGAATGCGATCCGTCGGTTTGCCAGCTCCAGGAGCAGGCCGAGGATGAACTCGGCGACGTGGCCGACAGCTACAACGCCCTGTTGCAGGCACTTCACGCCGCCCATCGCGTTGAGGAGCGCATCCAGAACTTTAACAACACCCTTTCCAGTCAGCTCGACCTGCACGACTTGAGCGAGCAGGCACTGGCACTGCTGATCGAGCATTCCGAGGCCGATGGCGGCGCGATCATCCTGGAAAAGCAGGGCGAATGGACCATCCCCGCCTCCACGGGGTTGATCGAGCCCGAGGCGATCCTCAAGAGCTCCGCGCTGCAGGCGGCCCACGAGCAGGCGGCGGTTCGACGCTACGACCTGCCGGCCGAGGTGAAGGTCGATGCGGTGCTCTCGCACTTCATGCCCAGTGACGTGCTGTTGCTGCCGATCAAGCACCACGGCCTGCTGCTTGGCTGGGTCGTGCTGGCGGCGGCCTCTCCCTTCAGCGACAAGACCACCCGCCTGTTGCCATTGATGATCCAGGGGCTCGGCCTGGCACTGAACAACGCGCTGCTGCACGACGACCTGCAGCGGGTCGCGGCACTCGATCCGCTGACCGGGCTGTACAACCGCCGCTTCGGCATGAAGCGTCTCGAGGAGGAACTGGCTCGCATCCAGCGCAACCAGACGCCACTCTCGTTGATCATTGTCGACCTGGATCACTTCAAGCGCCTTAATGACACCTACGGCCATTTGGCCGGCGACAAGGTGCTGGTGCGTGCCGCAAGCGTCATCCGCGACATGCTGCGCAAGGGCGACGTGGTGATGCGCTACGGTGGCGAGGAGTTCATCGCCATCCTGCCCGGCTCGGATATCGAGGATGGTCAGGATGTGGCCGAGCGCATCCGGTTTGCCCTGGCCCAGAGCCAGGTGGAGATTGCCGGGCATACGCTGTCGGTCACGGCCAGCCTCGGGGTCTCCTGCACCGCCGACGACCGTCTCACCAGCGCCGAACCGTTGATGAAGCTGGCCGACTCGCGCCTCTATGCCGCCAAGTCGGGAGGACGTGACCGGGTGATCGCCGAGGGGGCCGGCCAGGCGCTCGCGAGCTGA
- the wrbA gene encoding NAD(P)H:quinone oxidoreductase — MSKVLVLYYSMYGHIETMAQAVADGAREVDGTEVVIKRVPELMDEETATRAGAKLDQAAAIASPKELGDYDAVIFGTPTRFGNMAAQMRNFLDQTGSLWAEGKLIGKVGSVFTSTGTGAGNETTITSTWNTLAHLGMVIVGTPYGIPEMFDISEPRGGGPYGSGTLAGGDGSRQPSEMELTIARYQGRHVAEIAGKLCR, encoded by the coding sequence ATGAGCAAGGTTCTCGTTCTCTACTACTCCATGTACGGCCACATCGAGACGATGGCGCAAGCGGTAGCCGACGGCGCCCGTGAAGTCGACGGCACGGAGGTAGTCATCAAGCGTGTACCGGAGCTGATGGACGAGGAAACCGCCACACGCGCCGGCGCCAAGCTCGACCAGGCCGCTGCGATCGCCAGCCCCAAAGAACTTGGCGACTACGACGCGGTAATCTTCGGCACGCCCACGCGCTTCGGCAACATGGCCGCGCAGATGCGCAATTTCCTCGACCAGACGGGCAGCCTGTGGGCCGAGGGCAAGCTGATCGGCAAGGTCGGCAGCGTCTTTACCTCCACCGGCACCGGCGCAGGCAACGAGACCACCATCACCTCCACCTGGAACACCCTCGCCCACCTCGGGATGGTGATCGTCGGCACGCCCTACGGGATTCCCGAGATGTTCGATATCTCCGAACCGCGTGGCGGTGGTCCCTACGGCTCCGGCACCCTGGCGGGCGGCGATGGCAGCCGCCAGCCCAGCGAGATGGAGCTGACCATCGCCCGCTACCAGGGCCGGCACGTCGCGGAGATCGCCGGCAAGCTCTGCCGCTGA
- a CDS encoding ZIP family metal transporter, whose product MTLEATLGLALMAGLAIPAGALVSAHHRMRSYWVEHEIDSFVSYFGGGALLAAVALVLVPFGMEHAHVASAAVAFLIGGLVFWQVSSWLKRRGTAVAQFLGMLLDFIPEGIALGAAVATGSNVAYLLALLIALQNMPEGFASFHEMRRGGMRLGRLWTIFLLAPLAGPLAAWFGFALLAAEDQVLALLMLFCSGGILYLIFEDIAPGAHMSRETLPAMGAVAGFLLGLIGAMLIH is encoded by the coding sequence ATGACCCTGGAAGCTACGCTTGGTCTGGCCCTGATGGCGGGTTTGGCCATCCCCGCCGGGGCGCTGGTCTCGGCGCACCACCGGATGCGCTCGTACTGGGTCGAGCACGAGATCGACAGCTTCGTGTCGTATTTCGGGGGCGGGGCCCTGTTGGCGGCCGTGGCCCTGGTCCTGGTGCCGTTCGGCATGGAACACGCGCATGTCGCCAGTGCGGCGGTGGCCTTTCTGATCGGCGGGTTGGTCTTCTGGCAGGTCAGTTCGTGGCTCAAGCGCCGAGGCACGGCGGTCGCGCAGTTTCTCGGCATGCTGCTCGACTTCATTCCCGAAGGGATCGCCCTGGGAGCGGCGGTGGCGACCGGGTCGAACGTCGCCTACCTGCTCGCCCTGCTTATCGCCCTGCAGAACATGCCGGAGGGATTCGCCTCCTTCCACGAGATGCGCCGGGGCGGCATGCGTCTTGGCCGACTCTGGACCATCTTCCTGCTCGCCCCGTTGGCTGGCCCGCTTGCGGCGTGGTTCGGGTTCGCCCTGCTAGCCGCGGAAGACCAGGTGCTCGCCCTGCTGATGCTGTTTTGCAGCGGAGGGATTCTCTACCTGATTTTCGAGGACATCGCGCCGGGTGCACACATGTCGCGTGAAACCCTGCCGGCGATGGGGGCAGTGGCCGGGTTCCTCCTCGGTCTGATCGGCGCGATGCTCATTCACTGA
- a CDS encoding CapA family protein: MSTRHHTTIEDSLPLLLAGDVMLGRGIDQILRSPSDPVLYEDYLKDARDYVRLAERANGTVPRTVNPDYVWGASRDALTDRSRVRLLNLETAITTNDSPWPSKGIHYRMHPANIDCLKAIAPDCLVLANNHVLDWGRAGLIETLRTLEAAGIPFVGAGQDQREAERPAILPAAKGKRLLVFAAGHGDSGIPTDWAADESSPGVHYLPALDEAAIEQLARLVHSHRQPGDTVVFSIHWGSNWGYQVPEAHRRFARSLIDQVGVDLVHGHSSHHPRTFEVHHGRLILYGCGDLINDYEGIGDTAPYRSDLALLYRPVLRGGQLTHLELDPFAIRRLQLQACEPPERSWLVGVLDRQAQRFGGRVIDNGSHLTCRWQT, encoded by the coding sequence ATGTCCACCCGTCATCACACGACGATCGAGGATTCATTGCCGCTACTGCTTGCCGGGGACGTGATGCTCGGCCGTGGCATCGACCAGATCCTGCGCTCGCCTTCCGACCCTGTCCTCTACGAGGATTACCTCAAGGACGCCCGAGACTACGTCCGGCTGGCTGAGCGCGCCAATGGGACGGTGCCCCGTACCGTCAATCCCGACTATGTCTGGGGCGCGTCCCGGGATGCGCTGACGGATCGCTCCCGTGTGCGCCTCCTCAATCTCGAGACCGCGATCACCACCAACGACTCGCCGTGGCCGTCCAAGGGCATCCATTACCGCATGCACCCGGCGAATATCGATTGCCTGAAAGCGATCGCGCCGGACTGCCTGGTCCTGGCCAACAACCACGTGCTCGACTGGGGCCGGGCGGGGTTGATCGAAACCCTGCGGACACTCGAGGCCGCTGGCATTCCATTCGTCGGCGCAGGCCAAGATCAACGCGAGGCCGAGCGCCCCGCCATCCTGCCCGCCGCGAAAGGCAAGCGGCTGCTGGTATTCGCCGCCGGTCACGGCGACAGCGGCATCCCGACCGACTGGGCGGCCGACGAGTCGAGCCCCGGCGTGCACTACCTCCCCGCGCTCGACGAGGCGGCAATCGAGCAGCTGGCGCGCCTCGTCCACTCCCACCGCCAACCGGGTGACACGGTGGTGTTCTCGATCCACTGGGGCAGCAACTGGGGCTACCAGGTCCCCGAGGCGCACCGGCGCTTTGCCCGTTCACTGATCGACCAGGTGGGCGTCGACCTGGTCCACGGGCACTCCTCGCACCACCCGCGGACCTTCGAGGTCCACCACGGTCGACTGATCCTCTACGGCTGCGGCGACCTGATCAACGACTACGAGGGCATCGGTGACACCGCCCCCTACCGCTCGGATCTGGCCCTGCTCTATCGACCGGTATTGCGTGGCGGGCAGCTGACCCATCTCGAACTCGACCCGTTCGCCATCCGCCGCCTGCAGCTACAGGCCTGCGAGCCACCCGAGCGAAGCTGGCTGGTCGGTGTTCTCGACCGGCAGGCACAACGCTTTGGTGGGCGGGTCATCGATAACGGCTCTCACCTGACCTGCCGTTGGCAGACGTAA